A single window of Sneathiella limimaris DNA harbors:
- a CDS encoding nicotinate-nucleotide adenylyltransferase, producing MSNKRKIGLLGGSFNPAHEGHLYISKIALTALGLDEVWWLVSPQNPLKSGAETAGYETRLHNAQKLIKDHRIKVSDFEQKVGQTYTAKTLQALKRCYPDITFVWLMGADNLQQIPKWHQWHSIFKSCPIAVFDRPGYTYQALNGKAAHRYRHCRKYAASWGRPTPNFANQSTPSWIFVTHTKHKLSSSYIRKTATNAGKACS from the coding sequence GTGTCAAATAAACGCAAAATAGGACTTCTGGGCGGGTCATTTAACCCCGCCCACGAAGGACATCTTTATATCAGCAAAATTGCCCTCACAGCTCTTGGGCTGGATGAGGTTTGGTGGCTTGTCTCTCCGCAAAATCCGTTGAAATCGGGTGCAGAAACAGCGGGCTATGAAACGCGCCTGCATAATGCGCAAAAGCTGATCAAAGATCACCGAATTAAAGTTTCCGATTTTGAACAAAAAGTTGGGCAAACTTATACAGCAAAAACCCTTCAAGCCTTGAAACGATGCTATCCGGACATCACGTTTGTTTGGCTTATGGGTGCTGATAACTTGCAGCAGATTCCTAAATGGCATCAATGGCATAGCATTTTCAAGTCATGCCCTATCGCGGTGTTTGACCGGCCAGGTTACACGTATCAGGCTCTCAACGGAAAAGCGGCACACCGATATCGGCATTGTCGAAAATATGCCGCAAGCTGGGGGCGGCCTACCCCAAATTTTGCCAATCAATCCACCCCATCATGGATCTTTGTCACACACACTAAACATAAGTTGAGTAGTAGCTATATAAGAAAAACTGCAACAAATGCAGGAAAAGCTTGCTCTTAA
- a CDS encoding glutamate-5-semialdehyde dehydrogenase produces the protein MCPSETKDIEAIMNEMGQRAKAASQQLANAPTEQKNAALKAAARSLIENTQHIMEENSKDMDAVNQRPDYKDSYKDRLKLDKDRIKAMADGLEDIAKLNDPVGEVIANLTPRNRDLTIERVRVPLGVIGIIYESRPNVTADAGALCLKSGNACILRGGSDSFHSSRAILGCLQNGLKEAGLDPNCIQLIPTTDRAAVGKLLTMTDTVDVIVPRGGRGLIERIQRESKIPVFSHLDGLVHIYLDKEADPKKALDVIWDAKLRRTGICGALETLLIHEDVAFTFAPSIIEELLKSGCEIRGDDIIQSMDERVKKATEEDWKTEYLDKILSVRVVSGLEEAMHHIETYGSHHTDCIITENDAVATQFLNEVNSAIVVRNASTQFADGGEFGMGAEIGISTGKMHARGPVGVEQLTTFKYKVIGDGTTRGIPHSKK, from the coding sequence ATGTGTCCTTCCGAAACTAAAGATATTGAAGCGATCATGAATGAAATGGGGCAGCGCGCCAAGGCTGCTTCCCAACAGCTAGCGAATGCTCCGACCGAACAAAAAAACGCAGCATTAAAAGCCGCGGCCAGATCACTCATAGAAAATACACAGCATATCATGGAAGAAAACAGCAAAGACATGGATGCTGTCAATCAACGTCCGGATTATAAGGACTCTTACAAAGATCGCCTGAAGCTGGATAAAGATCGAATAAAAGCTATGGCAGATGGATTGGAGGATATCGCAAAATTGAACGACCCTGTCGGTGAAGTCATTGCAAATCTGACCCCTCGCAATCGTGACCTCACGATTGAGCGCGTCCGCGTTCCTCTCGGCGTTATTGGGATTATTTACGAATCCCGACCAAACGTAACAGCAGATGCAGGCGCATTATGCTTGAAATCCGGCAACGCCTGTATTTTGCGCGGTGGGTCCGATAGCTTTCATTCTAGCCGAGCCATACTGGGATGCCTTCAGAACGGACTTAAAGAAGCCGGGCTAGATCCAAACTGCATCCAGCTTATTCCGACCACGGATAGGGCCGCTGTGGGCAAATTATTGACCATGACAGATACAGTTGATGTCATTGTACCCAGAGGTGGGCGTGGCCTGATTGAGCGTATTCAGAGAGAAAGTAAGATCCCCGTTTTCTCACACCTAGACGGCCTGGTACATATATATTTAGATAAAGAAGCTGATCCAAAAAAAGCGTTAGACGTGATTTGGGACGCTAAATTGCGGCGGACTGGTATTTGTGGTGCGTTGGAAACTTTATTAATTCATGAAGATGTAGCATTCACTTTTGCTCCCAGCATCATTGAAGAACTACTGAAATCCGGATGCGAAATTCGTGGTGATGATATTATTCAATCCATGGACGAAAGAGTTAAAAAGGCGACAGAAGAAGACTGGAAGACAGAGTATCTGGACAAAATCCTTTCTGTAAGAGTTGTCTCTGGTCTCGAAGAAGCCATGCATCATATCGAAACTTATGGTTCTCACCACACTGACTGTATCATTACTGAAAACGACGCAGTAGCCACCCAATTTCTAAACGAGGTGAATAGTGCGATTGTTGTACGTAACGCCTCCACCCAGTTTGCGGATGGTGGTGAATTTGGTATGGGGGCTGAAATCGGTATCAGTACTGGCAAAATGCACGCTCGTGGACCTGTCGGAGTGGAACAACTGACAACCTTTAAATATAAGGTTATCGGCGATGGGACTACTCGAGGAATACCACATTCGAAAAAGTAA
- a CDS encoding FAD-dependent oxidoreductase, with protein MSRNIQLPQETEIVIIGGGVIGCSTAYHLTQLGFRDVHLLERRELTCGTTWHAAGLVGQLRATSNMTRLAQYTSDLYKDLESISGFATGFRQNGSIGVATTEARWEEMLRGADMARNLGLECIRFSPEAIKERCSLINIDDVVGGLFLPSDGQTNPIDTTRAMAAAARQNGAKIHEGVTVTSILKEDGKITSVQTDQGSIKARIVVLSGGMWSRELAASIGVTVPLHAAEHFYVVTEAMDGVDKTFSTLRDPDHNIYIKEDAGKLLIGSFEPVAKPWGHNGIPEDFSFDELPPDLDHFEPFLLNAMKRIPALEETGIHTWFNGPESFTPDDRYMLGQSPEIENLFIASGFNSIGIQSAGGAGKVLADWIKNGEPPMDLWDVDVRRMMPFQKNRAYLYDRTVETLGLLYEMHWPYRQPATSRNVRKSPLHDRLEKAGACFGVNAGWERPNWYTNEGQSASYEYSYGKQNWFENSKAEHLAVRETVGLFDQSSFAKYRVEGRDAEKLLNRLSTNDVSVEPGKLVYTQWLNDRGGIEADLTVTRLSKTEFMVFTSCGTQVRDLDWLKRHIQEDEHVVATDVTSAYSVLGLMGPNSRALLSKLSPDNFSNEAFPFATMQEIDLGYARVMASRITYVGELGWELYIPSEFTQNVYDCIVEAGPEFGLVHAGYHAMDSLRLEKAYRHWGHDITDEDTPLEAGLGFTVKWDKPGGFIGRKALLRQKKTGISKKLVQFKLKDPDAMLYHNEPIVRDGEYVGYISSGAYSHVYGASIGMGYVRGDNLDREKILSSTFELEIAGKRYPVEASLAPFYDPKSEKVKA; from the coding sequence GTGTCACGAAATATCCAACTACCACAAGAAACCGAAATTGTTATCATTGGCGGCGGCGTAATTGGCTGCTCAACGGCGTATCATCTTACTCAACTTGGTTTTCGTGATGTTCATCTACTTGAACGCAGGGAGCTAACATGCGGAACAACTTGGCACGCTGCTGGATTGGTTGGACAGCTCAGAGCAACCAGCAACATGACCAGGTTAGCCCAATACACCAGTGACCTCTATAAAGATCTAGAATCCATCAGTGGGTTTGCCACCGGGTTTCGGCAAAATGGATCAATTGGTGTCGCCACCACAGAGGCACGCTGGGAAGAAATGTTGCGAGGGGCGGACATGGCCCGCAATCTTGGCCTCGAATGCATCCGGTTTTCGCCAGAAGCTATTAAAGAGCGCTGCTCTCTTATCAACATTGATGACGTCGTGGGAGGACTATTTTTGCCCAGCGATGGACAAACCAATCCAATCGATACAACAAGAGCAATGGCGGCAGCGGCCCGCCAAAACGGCGCCAAGATCCATGAAGGCGTAACTGTCACCTCCATCCTAAAAGAAGATGGTAAGATCACAAGTGTTCAAACGGACCAAGGATCAATTAAGGCGCGCATCGTTGTCTTAAGTGGTGGCATGTGGTCAAGAGAATTGGCCGCCTCCATTGGGGTAACCGTCCCCCTTCATGCAGCAGAGCATTTTTACGTCGTGACAGAAGCCATGGATGGCGTGGACAAGACTTTTTCAACGCTGCGCGATCCAGATCATAACATCTATATTAAAGAGGATGCAGGCAAACTGCTCATCGGATCGTTTGAGCCCGTTGCAAAACCTTGGGGACATAATGGGATTCCAGAAGATTTCAGTTTTGACGAACTCCCACCAGATCTGGATCATTTTGAACCCTTCTTACTGAACGCCATGAAACGCATACCAGCGCTTGAGGAAACAGGTATCCACACCTGGTTTAATGGGCCAGAGAGCTTTACGCCGGACGACCGCTATATGCTTGGTCAGAGCCCAGAAATCGAAAACCTCTTTATCGCCAGTGGATTTAACTCTATCGGCATTCAGTCTGCTGGCGGTGCTGGCAAAGTCCTCGCTGACTGGATCAAGAATGGTGAACCGCCAATGGATCTTTGGGATGTAGATGTACGCCGGATGATGCCATTCCAAAAAAACAGAGCCTATTTATATGACCGGACTGTCGAAACCTTGGGACTGCTGTATGAAATGCATTGGCCCTATCGCCAACCAGCAACCTCCAGAAACGTTAGAAAATCCCCACTACATGACCGGTTGGAAAAAGCAGGCGCCTGTTTTGGGGTCAATGCAGGCTGGGAGCGACCTAACTGGTATACGAATGAAGGTCAATCAGCAAGCTACGAATATAGTTATGGAAAGCAAAACTGGTTCGAGAACTCTAAAGCAGAGCATTTGGCTGTCCGCGAAACCGTTGGGCTTTTTGACCAGTCCTCCTTTGCCAAATACAGAGTAGAAGGCCGGGATGCAGAAAAACTGCTCAATCGTCTTTCGACCAATGATGTGTCAGTTGAGCCAGGCAAGCTGGTCTATACACAATGGCTCAACGATCGAGGTGGGATTGAGGCAGACCTGACCGTAACACGGCTAAGCAAAACAGAATTTATGGTTTTCACCAGTTGTGGCACCCAAGTCAGAGATCTCGACTGGCTCAAACGTCATATTCAGGAGGATGAGCATGTTGTCGCAACAGACGTTACCTCAGCCTACTCTGTTTTGGGACTAATGGGCCCCAATTCACGGGCACTGCTGAGTAAATTATCACCAGACAACTTTTCCAATGAAGCGTTCCCCTTTGCAACAATGCAGGAAATCGATCTTGGTTATGCACGGGTTATGGCAAGCCGGATTACGTATGTTGGAGAACTTGGCTGGGAACTTTATATCCCGTCTGAATTCACTCAAAACGTTTATGATTGCATTGTCGAGGCCGGGCCGGAGTTTGGGCTGGTCCACGCAGGCTACCACGCCATGGACTCTCTACGACTTGAAAAAGCCTATCGACATTGGGGACATGATATCACTGATGAAGACACGCCTTTGGAGGCTGGGCTTGGATTTACAGTCAAATGGGACAAGCCCGGCGGCTTTATCGGTCGCAAAGCATTGCTTCGGCAAAAGAAAACCGGCATTTCCAAAAAACTGGTGCAGTTCAAACTGAAAGACCCAGATGCCATGCTTTATCATAACGAACCCATCGTTCGCGATGGTGAATATGTCGGCTACATATCGTCTGGTGCCTATTCCCATGTTTATGGCGCTTCTATCGGAATGGGTTACGTTCGCGGTGACAATCTAGATAGAGAAAAAATACTTTCCAGCACATTTGAATTGGAAATTGCAGGGAAAAGGTATCCGGTGGAAGCCTCCCTGGCGCCTTTCTATGACCCAAAAAGCGAAAAGGTCAAAGCCTAG
- a CDS encoding helix-turn-helix domain-containing protein, with translation MPKVKSTEKKSYDPKALGAQIRDLRKAKRITISDLAERTNRSIGNISEIERGISAVTVPVLQEIALALDVELNWFFEGQAKAPEKESMWIVRKDNRRILQMQSAGLTEELLSPNLSGPLEFLLTTYMPGAETGEDGRQRVGDEAGLILSGSLELKIEDETFLLKEGDSFSLPRGGKHHCKNPGETNTIVAWVITPPTF, from the coding sequence ATGCCCAAAGTCAAAAGTACAGAAAAGAAATCATACGATCCCAAAGCACTTGGAGCGCAGATCCGTGATCTAAGAAAGGCCAAAAGAATTACGATCAGCGATCTAGCGGAACGCACCAATAGATCCATAGGCAATATCAGTGAGATTGAACGTGGTATATCGGCCGTCACGGTGCCGGTCCTGCAAGAAATTGCTCTGGCACTTGATGTAGAATTGAACTGGTTTTTCGAAGGGCAGGCGAAAGCTCCTGAAAAGGAAAGCATGTGGATTGTTCGAAAAGACAATCGGCGCATCCTCCAGATGCAAAGTGCTGGTCTGACGGAGGAGCTGCTATCACCAAATCTATCTGGTCCGCTGGAATTTCTCCTCACAACTTATATGCCTGGCGCCGAAACTGGCGAGGATGGCCGCCAACGTGTTGGGGATGAGGCAGGTCTAATCCTCTCAGGATCGTTGGAGTTGAAGATAGAAGACGAGACTTTCTTGCTTAAGGAAGGGGACAGTTTTTCTCTTCCTCGGGGCGGGAAACACCATTGTAAGAACCCAGGAGAGACAAACACAATTGTTGCCTGGGTGATTACACCTCCCACATTCTAG
- a CDS encoding MaoC family dehydratase, which produces MSSKTPTEDRYDPFSNPLVETKGFEDLKIGDKFPIPSRTIGDANFAAFQLASGDNHPIHYDEEYCKALGYSGMLAHGFQVLIQATPGAGLFPHVMGDCMIGFIEQSSKFLKPLISGDTVYPMLEVVDLKKQSKTGVITLKATVHNQRNELLMEGEQKFLVKLKK; this is translated from the coding sequence TTGAGCTCGAAAACACCAACAGAGGATCGATATGATCCCTTTTCGAACCCGCTCGTGGAAACAAAAGGGTTTGAGGATTTAAAGATCGGTGACAAGTTCCCCATCCCCTCCAGAACCATCGGAGATGCAAATTTTGCAGCCTTTCAGCTGGCTTCAGGAGATAATCACCCCATTCACTACGACGAAGAGTACTGCAAGGCACTTGGGTATTCAGGAATGCTTGCCCATGGCTTCCAGGTGCTGATTCAGGCAACCCCTGGTGCAGGTTTGTTTCCACATGTGATGGGTGATTGCATGATCGGTTTTATCGAGCAATCCAGCAAGTTTCTAAAACCTCTGATTAGTGGGGATACGGTTTATCCCATGCTGGAAGTGGTGGATTTGAAGAAACAATCTAAAACAGGTGTGATTACCCTGAAGGCAACTGTTCATAATCAACGGAACGAACTTCTCATGGAAGGGGAGCAGAAGTTCCTTGTAAAACTGAAGAAGTAA
- the rsfS gene encoding ribosome silencing factor — MSVSTTVPSNLRDLVQNCLEDDKAEDVVLIDLAGKTSFADYMIIANGRSTRQVGAMADHLKDRIKEAGFGIAQIEGQANCDWVLVDAGDVIVHLFRPEVREFYNLEKIWAPMAASEMIS, encoded by the coding sequence ATGAGCGTTTCAACAACTGTACCTTCTAATCTCCGCGACCTTGTCCAGAATTGCCTGGAGGACGACAAAGCGGAAGACGTAGTTCTTATTGACCTTGCAGGCAAAACCTCCTTCGCAGATTACATGATCATCGCAAATGGCCGTTCAACCCGCCAAGTTGGTGCCATGGCTGATCATTTGAAAGATCGCATCAAGGAAGCTGGTTTTGGTATCGCCCAAATTGAGGGCCAGGCGAATTGTGACTGGGTTCTGGTCGATGCCGGCGACGTCATTGTTCATCTGTTCCGTCCGGAAGTTCGGGAATTTTATAATCTCGAGAAAATCTGGGCACCGATGGCTGCGAGTGAAATGATCAGTTAG
- the proB gene encoding glutamate 5-kinase yields the protein MAALIDRFTKAKRIVIKIGSALLVNEKTGMLRRDWLTALAEDIQELRSNGQEVLIVSSGSIAIGRRILGLKKGRLKLEESQAAAATGQIHLAHAYQEILGDHDLKIAQILLTLGDTEERRKYLNARSTLSTLLNLGVIPVINENDTVATSEIRYGDNDRLGARVAQMMGADCLILLSDIDGLYTADPSKDPNAEFIAKIPELTEKIMAMGGGVQTAFGSGGMITKLQAAEIAVSAGCNMLITSGKVNNPLSKIKTGESRFSCFLAKDTPRNARKKWIAGSLGSQGALIIDSGAEKALQKGKSLLPAGVSAIQGEFERGDLVTLINSQGKELGHGLTAYSSKDAELIIGQKSSEIVSILGYAGRDEMIHRDELALK from the coding sequence ATGGCAGCCTTAATTGACAGGTTTACCAAGGCAAAACGTATTGTTATCAAAATCGGCTCAGCTCTTTTAGTCAATGAAAAGACGGGGATGCTTCGCCGCGATTGGCTAACAGCCCTTGCTGAGGACATCCAAGAACTTCGTTCCAATGGTCAAGAAGTCCTGATCGTCTCCTCGGGTTCTATTGCCATTGGCCGCAGAATTCTTGGCTTAAAAAAAGGCAGGCTAAAACTCGAAGAAAGTCAGGCAGCAGCAGCCACGGGCCAAATCCATCTTGCCCATGCCTATCAAGAGATCCTAGGTGACCACGATCTTAAAATTGCGCAAATCCTCCTGACCCTTGGAGACACAGAAGAGCGCCGCAAATACCTGAACGCACGAAGCACATTATCGACACTTCTCAATTTAGGGGTTATCCCCGTCATCAATGAAAACGACACTGTCGCGACCAGCGAAATTCGTTATGGTGATAACGATCGCCTGGGCGCCCGTGTTGCCCAAATGATGGGCGCCGATTGTCTGATCCTCTTAAGTGATATTGATGGGCTGTATACGGCCGACCCCTCTAAAGATCCCAATGCGGAATTCATCGCAAAAATCCCTGAACTGACTGAAAAAATTATGGCCATGGGTGGTGGCGTCCAAACGGCTTTTGGCAGCGGCGGTATGATCACAAAACTTCAAGCCGCTGAAATTGCAGTCTCTGCCGGGTGTAATATGCTCATCACAAGTGGCAAGGTGAACAATCCTCTCAGTAAGATAAAAACAGGAGAATCCCGTTTTTCCTGTTTTCTTGCAAAGGACACTCCCAGAAATGCTCGCAAAAAGTGGATTGCAGGCAGTTTAGGAAGCCAAGGAGCATTAATTATCGATAGCGGCGCAGAAAAGGCGCTGCAAAAAGGAAAAAGTTTACTACCTGCTGGTGTGTCGGCAATTCAAGGAGAGTTTGAACGGGGCGACCTTGTCACCCTCATCAATAGCCAGGGTAAGGAGCTAGGCCATGGCCTGACTGCTTACTCATCCAAGGATGCTGAGCTCATCATCGGCCAGAAAAGTAGCGAAATTGTCAGCATACTGGGTTACGCGGGTCGGGATGAGATGATTCATCGCGACGAACTCGCATTAAAGTAA
- a CDS encoding acyl-CoA carboxylase subunit beta, which translates to MSWEKEIEELRRRQAYAKEMGGPEKVARHINNGKLTVRDRISKFLDEDSFTEIGSVTGKVEYDENGEIESMMAANLITGRGKVNGRKVVVAGDDFTVRGGANDAGIREKLIHVEMMANQLQLPLVRLVDGTGGGGSVKNIETDGRTYIPAVRGWEHVVDNLSTVPVVGLALGSTAGLGAARVAASHYSVMVKETSQMFVAGPPVVARVGEKLDKNELGGSNIHTRNGAVDDEAKSEQEAFDMAARFLSYLPQSVYELPERTDPIDDPERRDDWLIEAIPRNPRQVYKMRKIIKSLVDKDSFFEMGAKWGRSVITGFARLDGWPVALMASDPYHYAGAWTSDAADKVLRFVDLAETFHLPVVHLVDIPGFLVGREAEEQATIRHGVRAMTAVFQATVPWCTIIIRKTYGVAGAAHMNSSRFNLRYAWPSGDWGSLPIAGGLEAAYKSEIEAADDPEAKLQEIEDRLNKLKSPFRTAERFMVEEIIDPRDTRKLLCEFVDLAAPLRKTGRPSFGVRP; encoded by the coding sequence ATGTCCTGGGAAAAAGAAATAGAAGAACTACGCCGTCGCCAGGCTTACGCAAAGGAAATGGGCGGACCTGAAAAAGTCGCCCGCCACATTAACAACGGTAAACTTACAGTTCGGGATCGGATCAGCAAGTTTCTTGATGAAGACAGCTTCACTGAGATTGGCTCTGTCACAGGAAAAGTCGAATATGACGAAAATGGTGAAATAGAATCCATGATGGCCGCCAACCTGATTACGGGGCGCGGCAAGGTCAATGGCCGAAAAGTGGTCGTTGCTGGAGATGATTTCACGGTGAGGGGCGGTGCCAATGACGCCGGGATCCGGGAAAAGCTCATTCATGTGGAAATGATGGCCAACCAGTTACAACTGCCCTTGGTTCGTCTCGTTGATGGAACCGGCGGTGGCGGATCCGTAAAAAATATTGAAACAGATGGACGCACCTACATACCCGCAGTCCGTGGCTGGGAACATGTAGTGGATAATCTCTCAACAGTTCCGGTCGTTGGCCTCGCCCTTGGATCAACTGCAGGCCTTGGGGCCGCACGGGTCGCTGCCAGTCATTATTCGGTAATGGTCAAAGAAACCTCTCAGATGTTTGTAGCTGGCCCGCCAGTTGTTGCCCGCGTTGGCGAGAAACTGGATAAGAATGAACTGGGCGGGTCGAACATCCATACCCGAAACGGGGCTGTCGACGACGAAGCAAAGTCTGAACAGGAAGCGTTCGATATGGCAGCTCGCTTTTTGTCTTACCTTCCGCAATCCGTTTACGAACTGCCAGAGAGAACAGACCCGATTGATGATCCAGAGCGACGTGATGATTGGCTGATCGAAGCTATTCCACGTAATCCCCGCCAAGTCTATAAGATGCGGAAAATCATCAAAAGCCTTGTCGACAAAGATAGCTTTTTTGAGATGGGGGCCAAATGGGGTCGATCTGTAATCACTGGATTTGCCAGACTTGACGGTTGGCCAGTCGCCTTAATGGCAAGCGATCCATATCATTATGCAGGCGCTTGGACATCTGATGCCGCCGACAAAGTGCTTCGCTTCGTCGATTTGGCAGAGACCTTTCATCTTCCTGTTGTTCATCTCGTCGATATCCCGGGATTCTTAGTAGGAAGAGAAGCTGAAGAGCAAGCTACAATTCGTCATGGGGTCAGGGCTATGACGGCCGTCTTTCAGGCGACTGTCCCCTGGTGCACAATTATTATTCGAAAAACCTATGGAGTTGCGGGCGCTGCTCACATGAATTCATCCCGGTTTAATCTTCGATATGCATGGCCCTCAGGAGACTGGGGTTCGCTTCCAATCGCTGGTGGGCTGGAGGCCGCCTACAAGTCCGAGATAGAAGCCGCAGATGACCCAGAGGCAAAACTTCAGGAAATAGAAGATCGCCTGAATAAATTGAAATCTCCCTTTCGCACTGCTGAAAGATTCATGGTCGAAGAGATCATCGATCCAAGAGATACGAGGAAACTTCTATGTGAATTTGTGGATCTGGCGGCCCCCCTTCGTAAGACGGGGCGACCCAGCTTTGGTGTGAGGCCGTAA
- the obgE gene encoding GTPase ObgE, with protein MKFLDQAKIYLKSGNGGPGSLSFRREKYIEFGGPDGGNGGRGGSVIVECVDGLNTLIDYRYQQHFKAKNGGHGMGRDRTGAAAPDVILKVPVGTQVLEEDNETLICDMTEVGQSRVLCTGGDGGRGNAAFKTSTNRAPRKFEPGWPGEERWIWLRLKLIADVGLVGLPNAGKSTFLSVTSRAKPKIADYPFTTLVPQLGVVGAGGKEFVLADIPGLIEGASEGVGLGHRFLGHVERCRVLLHLIDGTAEDVIEPYKTIRNELAAYDDNLAKKDEIIVLNKIDALLDEEIEEKVAALEKVSGKKVLTISAATGDNVESLLFELLDIVQKSKAEEKAELVQQERQDAGEEEEKWQP; from the coding sequence ATGAAATTTCTGGATCAGGCAAAAATCTATTTAAAGTCAGGGAACGGTGGGCCAGGCTCACTGAGTTTCCGGCGTGAAAAATACATTGAATTTGGTGGTCCCGATGGTGGCAACGGCGGCCGAGGTGGCTCTGTCATTGTTGAATGCGTGGATGGCTTAAACACTCTGATTGACTATCGCTATCAGCAACATTTTAAGGCTAAGAATGGCGGTCATGGGATGGGCCGAGACAGAACAGGTGCGGCTGCGCCAGATGTGATCCTCAAAGTCCCCGTTGGAACCCAAGTTCTAGAAGAAGATAACGAGACCCTGATTTGTGACATGACCGAAGTCGGGCAATCCCGTGTTCTATGCACTGGGGGTGATGGCGGCCGAGGCAATGCGGCCTTTAAGACTTCAACAAACAGGGCGCCTCGCAAATTCGAACCCGGTTGGCCTGGGGAAGAACGCTGGATCTGGTTGCGCCTGAAATTGATTGCAGATGTTGGTCTGGTAGGACTTCCTAACGCTGGAAAATCGACTTTCCTAAGCGTAACTAGTCGCGCTAAACCCAAAATTGCGGATTATCCTTTTACAACGCTGGTTCCTCAACTGGGTGTTGTTGGTGCTGGCGGCAAAGAATTCGTTCTTGCCGATATCCCTGGCCTCATTGAGGGAGCCTCTGAAGGTGTAGGTCTTGGGCATCGATTTTTGGGTCATGTTGAACGTTGCCGTGTTCTCCTTCATCTGATTGATGGAACCGCGGAAGATGTGATCGAACCATATAAAACCATCCGGAATGAATTGGCAGCTTATGATGATAATCTCGCCAAAAAGGATGAAATCATTGTCCTAAATAAAATCGACGCCCTCCTCGATGAAGAAATTGAGGAGAAAGTCGCTGCACTTGAAAAAGTGTCTGGAAAAAAAGTGCTGACGATTTCAGCTGCAACGGGTGATAATGTAGAAAGCCTCCTTTTTGAGCTCTTGGATATTGTTCAAAAATCCAAAGCGGAAGAAAAGGCTGAACTCGTTCAGCAGGAGCGGCAGGACGCCGGAGAAGAAGAAGAAAAATGGCAGCCTTAA
- the rpmA gene encoding 50S ribosomal protein L27 → MAHKKAGGSSRNGRDSAGRRLGIKKFGGEAVIPGNIILRQRGTKWHPGENVGMGKDHTIFAVTDGKVKFTKKSGGKIYVSVDGQA, encoded by the coding sequence ATGGCACATAAGAAAGCTGGCGGTTCATCCCGTAACGGTCGCGACTCAGCGGGTCGTCGTCTCGGCATTAAAAAATTCGGTGGTGAAGCCGTAATCCCGGGCAACATCATTCTTCGCCAACGGGGCACCAAATGGCACCCGGGTGAGAACGTTGGCATGGGCAAGGATCACACCATCTTCGCCGTTACTGACGGTAAAGTGAAATTTACCAAGAAAAGTGGCGGTAAGATCTATGTATCCGTAGACGGTCAGGCTTAA
- the rplU gene encoding 50S ribosomal protein L21: MFAVIKTGGKQYKVAKDDVIKVERLAGEAGDTVTLDQVLAVAGDDGALTVGAPVVEGATVSATLLEQSRADKIVVFKKKRRQNYRRKAGHKQDQTVLRITEISAKGGAKKAAPKEAAAKKAAPKKEAADKSEE; encoded by the coding sequence ATGTTTGCAGTGATCAAAACCGGCGGCAAACAGTACAAAGTCGCCAAAGACGATGTTATTAAGGTAGAGCGCCTGGCAGGAGAAGCCGGCGACACCGTAACTCTTGACCAGGTTCTGGCAGTTGCCGGAGACGACGGTGCCCTGACAGTAGGTGCGCCTGTTGTTGAAGGTGCAACTGTTTCTGCAACTTTGCTGGAACAGAGCCGCGCAGACAAAATCGTTGTCTTCAAGAAAAAACGTCGCCAGAATTACCGTCGTAAAGCTGGCCACAAACAGGACCAGACAGTTCTGAGAATTACAGAAATCTCTGCTAAGGGCGGTGCCAAAAAGGCAGCTCCTAAGGAAGCAGCAGCTAAGAAAGCAGCTCCTAAAAAGGAAGCTGCTGACAAAAGCGAGGAGTAG